A genomic region of Papaver somniferum cultivar HN1 chromosome 7, ASM357369v1, whole genome shotgun sequence contains the following coding sequences:
- the LOC113296761 gene encoding uncharacterized protein LOC113296761: protein MYGHHHHLSPGGGPPGVRPPSLQPSQQQQPQYPQQFPLNPNFYFQNPNFYPQNPSFSIPPQNPYIQNPSFPIRPNTPSFPLQQQHPNTSAKPKESIERIESAVVKAHNNLLTTGETVSAWLVSQSALLILKVDSWGSLGFQMQQVPSLHRLMVIEGKINAFIHCFVGSRRIISLYDLSLAICKNEGIERFEDLRMGSLLRHPLVVHYFSVPVDTKEVHKITSQEVISYLADYLYSKNGRFVQAEGFLEFLAIKESVDVKEKLGVRIQSLKLHITSIQDSKRAEESTLMDYVQILEQKSNLQNSKAEAVIAKAPCIHSQKKELDKRFSTIAQRIKSFSPIQADLDGKHIRFLSSDSEAESDENDADDEVGNMDEKSLTGNHGVSSQDRQSSGKRATTCPYPSASEEMARLGLKIELDEPSPASGTSKCNTNKKSMGKKRKGRYFNSGSTPPSSKFSKRSKLNLEGVDGNMFLQNDAKTELINNSGSEDVNSDLMLNDKMMDTFITTWKDACQMHSVAEVFERMIDFYNEPGRVGKKSKMKCSLERQKKKMKSMFSSYPCIGLLNIAIKSIKCGMWDNLYDAIQSIGQHGCSSPNFASFTDMERIDVEVSTKKDASSLNEHASQLKHSVSIGDILKKIVSYFEHDSCIREGHSEPQKQLNLLRSLRDCELWLTQQFSVKEFDSLGYGNFIKFLEDNFSSLPNELYGSLSGDMSGNSLLEVSMLGQQLIMLLSQSASSLWGNDAVTSHDISLLLKKQFPTISFQVGGDDPSKYLKEQEKSQFSSCVLFSVALSRSWYELETRLQTQGNTELNTDLGHISGARGSVSSKDAVDCLLSAPMLSDLLLWSHWDLLFAPSLGPLVDWLLSEANTKELLCVATTDGKIIRIDRTVTVNDFLVAALQGSSFQTAVKLLSLLSLSGGEKQVPLSLLKCHTHQAIQVILKNSVDSLETGNDRDVELHGQDKGIPVASRFILECLGYLPSEFWSFAANLFLSGLRSFTKEAHAAILLECNQLDQRMMLHEIGFSLGIMEWIADYHVLKSSAADGLPMSIRTSNIEVSNLGSSVAADVPKGSAYQPKSDGAVAVIVETGTTTDLKEVSNKKKKKKKRKEVSNKNINEHDEDKEATLVIESIRREEFGLVPGLTHEETSMLKKHHARLGRALHCLSQELYSQDSHFLLELVQNADDNVYSESVEPTLVFILQETGIVVLNNERGFSAQNIRALCDVGNSTKKGASAGYIGQKGIGFKSVFRVTDAPEIHSKGFHVKFDISEGQIGFVLPEVVSRCDIDLYGRLVPGDVVDQNNVSSSLWKTCIILPFKPKLKEGTSISSIVSMFSDLHPSLLLFLHRLRCIKFKNMLTNESVVLRRETLEDGIVKISHGKEKLSWFVASQKLQGSVLRPDVQTTEISIAFTLDESADGQYKPHLEQQPVFAFLPLRTYGLKFILQGDFVLPSSREEVDGNSAWNQWLLSEFPSLFVGAQRSFCALPCFQESPGKAVVAYMSFVPLVGEVHGFFAHLPRMIISKLRISNCMLLEGHDKSGWVPPCRALRGWDEQARVLLPESLLNQHLGLGYLDKDIVLSDTLAKALGVQGYGPNILIDIISSICLAQDHTGIRSLGLDWLSSFLNTLYSLLVDNSFGSSISSNAVVESSDHIKRLRQIRFIPLSDGTYSSVAEDTIWLPSESFNSGLGGSDGPDVFPNIYANLRMVSSALTSLATANNNGEDPTLVENRIRMLNKIGVQRLSAHDVIMVHILPGISDVRVTNRDNNLMAEYLSFVMLHLQSNCPRCCNERGHIISELRNKAFISTSYGYKRLVDVPIHFSQEFGNPIDVNNLIDATNFKWHEIDIIYLKCGSTNKASMFDLAKWREFLQELGVSDFVQITQVERKVADVPLTDLKSLMHATDLIPFDSVLKDWESPELVQLVSALSSQNNNVKCKYLLEVLDEKWDNYFGLKASGCCTSKQNESDKLFKSSFIKSITDIPWVVSSMDQELHYPKDLFHDCDTIRSILGASVPYVLPQVKSRKFVSDMGFKTQVTLDDALQVLQVWRRCASPFKTSIAQMSKYYSFIWNEMDSSKSKIAAAFSMGPSIFVPLENVSRHDDVVHGMLLSQDDVYWHDPTGSVDLARKLLLQSGSINKINCHLSNTLAQVYHGLHDFFVHGCRVSQTPPFRSYIQILMQLSDVGLPSQAAKVVYEVILKWSGDLKSGLLSPEDVLYLKEFLLKLESTVLPTVLDKWVSLHPTFGVVCWCDDEELKKQFKHSDNISFLYFGELSNAEKEMLSEKISGLMQSIGVPALSEVITREAIFYGVEDNKDKASLVDWILPFAQRYISKMHPDKYFLLKQAGFENMSRLQVVVVDKLFYKYTIKGGNSASSRRSECSCLIQGEILYVSRDSDTHSIFLELSRLFYNGIPELHLANFLHMVTTMAESGSTKEQTEFFILNSQKIPKLPDSELIWCLPSLSSPQDVSQPACSSAIANEQNQSKSKRKLGYSTSWPPADWKTAPDFNYSRTNGLRTRPADVPLPIESSQKEEEPEGVVSQDDGIPLGYTVDWNIESVASLTVGLQESTSKVGQPRSGAGRSAYRSEVINQTYTVNISGNPDFSSSAVHERDQISHHTPNQTDAQKTGRRGEEVAFDHLVEKFGAGSVNWVNKEAETGLPYDIVVCKNDESKEYIEVKATTSARKDWFSITPNEWQFAVEKGDSFSIVYVVLLDSTKATITHFNNPLKQCRHGSLQLAILIMRKQKNENTPSAN, encoded by the exons ATGTACGGGCATCACCACCACCTCTCCCCTGGCGGCGGTCCTCCTGGTGTGCGGCCTCCATCTCTACAAccatcacaacaacaacaaccacagTATCCTCAGCAGTTCCCACTGAATCCCaacttttatttccaaaaccctaatttctatccCCAAAACCCCTCTTTCTCAATACCTCCTCAAAACCCTTACATCCAAAACCCTTCTTTCCCAATCCGCCCAAACACGCCATCATTCCCGCTTCAACAACAACATCCCAACACCTCTGCAAAACCCAAAGAATCTATAGAAAGAATCGAGAGTGCTGTAGTCAAGGCTCATAACAATCTCCTCACAACTGGAGAAACCGTCTCGGCATGGCTTGTTTCTCAATCTGCACTGTTAATTTTAAAAGTAGATTCATGGGGTTCATTAGGGTTTCAAATGCAGCAAGTACCTTCCTTACATCGGCTCATGGTCATCGAAGGAAAG ATAAACGCATTCATCCATTGTTTCGTCGGGTCGCGGAGAATTATATCATTGTATGATTTAAGTCTTGCAATATGTAAGAATGAGGGGATTGAAAGGTTTGAAGATCTAAGGATGGGATCTTTATTGCGGCATCCACTTGTTGTACATTATTTTTCTGTTCCTGTAGATACAAAAGAAGTTCACAAGATAACAAGCCAGGAAGTTATCTCTTACCTTGCTGACTACTTATATTCAAAGAATGGGAGATTTGTACAAGCTGAAGGGTTTTTGGAGTTTTTAGCAATTAAAGAATCAGTAGACGTTAAAGAAAAGCTTGGCGTCCGGATTCAAAGCTTGAA GCTGCACATAACTTCGATTCAAGATTCCAAGAGAGCAGAAGAGTCGACATTGATGGATTATGTTCAGATACTGGAGCAGAAGTCCAATCTGCAAAACAGTAAAGCAGAAGCTGTAATCGCAAAAGCTCCATGTATACATTCACAGAAAAAAGAGCTGGACAAAAGGTTCAGCACTATTGCACAGCGTATCAAGTCGTTTTCTCCAATTCAAGCAGATTTAGATGGTAAGCATATTAGGTTTCTTTCATCAGACTCAGAAGCTGAAAGTGATGAAAATGATGCTGATGATGAGGTTGGTAACATGGATGAGAAGTCCCTAACTGGTAATCATGGAGTTTCATCTCAAGATAGACAAAGTTCTGGAAAACGTGCCACCACTTGCCCGTATCCATCTGCATCTGAAGAAATGGCACGACTTGGATTGAAAATCGAACTAGACGAGCCTTCACCTGCTAGTGGCACATCAAAGTGCAACACAAATAAGAAATCAATGGGTAAGAAAAGGAAAGGTAGATACTTCAATAGTGGTTCCACCCCTCCATCTTCCAAATTTTCCAAAAGGTCCAAGCTGAATTTGGAGGGGGTTGATGGCAACATGTTTCTACAGAATGATGCCAAAACTGAACTGATAAACAATAGTGGTTCCGAGGATGTGAATTCTGACCTTATGCTTAATGATAAAATGATGGATACGTTCATAACCACCTGGAAGGATGCATGTCAGATGCATTCCGTTGCTGAG GTATTTGAGAGGATGATAGATTTCTACAATGAACCAGGTCGAgtaggaaaaaaatcaaaaatgaagTGTTCATTAGAGAggcaaaagaagaaaatgaaatccATGTTCTCATCATACCCGTGCATTGGATTACTGAATATTGCT ATTAAATCCATTAAGTGCGGGATGTGGGACAATCTTTATGATGCTATTCAATCCATTGGCCAACATGGATGTAGTAGTCCTAATTTTGCTTCTTTTACTGATATGGAAAGGATAGATGTTGAAGTTtcaaccaaaaaagatgcatcatCACTCAATGAGCATGCCTCTCAACTAAAACATA GTGTCTCCATTGGTGATATTTTAAAGAAAATTGTGTCATATTTTGAACATGACTCCTGTATTAGAGAAGGCCATTCCGAACCGCAGAAGCAACTTAATTTGTTGAGATCTCTACGTGATTGTGAGTTGTGGTTAACACAACAATTTTCTGTCAAGGAATTTGATTCTTTGGGTTATGGTAACTTCATCAAATTCTTGGAAGATAATTTCTCCAGTCTACCTAATGAATTATATGGAAGTTTATCTGGAGACATGAGTGGGAATTCCCTTTTAGAGGTATCCATGCTCGGGCAGCAATTAAtaatgttgctatctcaatcagcGAGTAGCTTGTGGGGGAACGATGCGGTAACCTCACATGACATTTCTTTGTTACTGAAGAAGCAATTTCCTACAATTAGTTTTCAAGTTGGTGGCGACGATCCCTCAAAATACTTAAAGGAACAGGAAAAAAGCCAATTCTCCAGCTGTGTTTTATTTTCTGTAGCATTGTCGCGATCTTGGTATGAACTGGAGACAAGATTACAAACTCAAGGAAACACTGAGTTGAATACCGACTTGGGGCACATATCTGGGGCACGTGGATCTGTTTCATCCAAGGATGCAGTTGATTGTTTGCTCAGCGCACCAATGTTATCCGATCTACTGCTGTGGTCTCATTGGGACCTTTTATTTGCTCCTTCGCTTGGTCCGCTTGTGGATTGGTTGTTAAGTGAAGCCAACACCAAAGAGTTGCTGTGTGTAGCAACAACAGACGGGAAGATTATCCGAATAGATCGCACGGTGACTGTAAATGATTTCCTGGTAGCTGCACTCCAAGGATCTTCCTTTCAAACAGCTGTCAAATTGCTGTCTTTGCTTTCTTTGTCTGGAGGGGAGAAGCAAGTTCCCTTGTCTCTTCTTAAGTGCCACACACACCAAGCAATTCAAGTCATCCTAAAAAATTCTGTGGACTCTCTGGAAACAGGAAATGATCGTGATGTTGAACTACATGGTCAAGATAAAGGGATTCCTGTGGCGTCAAGGTTCATTTTGGAGTGCCTTGGTTACCTTCCGTCAGAATTTTGGAGTTTTGCTGCCAACTTATTTCTTTCAGGGTTAAGATCTTTCACAAAAGAAGCCCATGCAGCGATATTACTCGAGTGCAACCAACTTGATCAACGAATGATGCTTCATGAAATTGGGTTTTCTCTAGGGATTATGGAATGGATTGCAGATTATCATGTGCTCAAATCTAGTGCTGCTGATGGTTTGCCCATGTCAATTAGGACCTCAAACATAGAAGTCTCTAATCTTGGATCTAGCGTTGCTGCTGATGTACCGAAAGGATCAGCATATCAACCGAAATCTGATGGAGCAGTAGCAGTAATTGTTGAAACAGGCACTACGACGGATCTCAAAGAAGTgtccaacaaaaaaaagaagaaaaagaaaagaaaagaagtgtCGAACAAGAATATCAATGAACACGATGAAGACAAAGAGGCCACACTTGTTATTGAATCTATTAGGCGTGAGGAATTTGGTCTAGTTCCAGGCCTCACTCATGAGGAGACCAGCATGTTAAAGAAGCATCATGCTCGCTTAGGGAGAGCTCTCCATTGTCTTTCGCAAGAGTTATATTCACAGGATTCACATTTTCTTCTGGAGCTG GTTCAAAATGCAGACGATAATGTGTACTCTGAAAGTGTGGAACCAACACTGGTTTTCATTCTTCAGGAAACTGGCATTGTTGTTCTGAACAATGAGCGGGGGTTTTCTGCTCAAAACATTAGAGCACTTTGCGATGTTGGGAATTCAACAAAAAAAGGAGCAAGTGCTGGATACATAGGACAGAAAGGAATAGGCTTCAAATCCGTTTTTCGG GTTACAGATGCTCCAGAGATACATTCCAAAGGGTTTCATGTCAAATTTGATATAAGTGAGGGTCAGATTGGTTTTGTTTTACCAGAAGTTGTCTCTCGTTGTGACATTGACTTATACGGGAGACTTGTAcctggtgatgttgttgatcaAAACAATGTTAGCAGCAGCTTGTGGAAGACCTGCATTATACTTCCCTTTAAACCAAAGCTAAAAGAAGGAACAAGCATCAGTTCTATCGTGTCTATGTTTTCAGATCTTCATCCAtccttattattatttcttcatcGCCTTCGGTGCATCAAATTTAAGAACATGCTCACCAACGAATCCGTTGTCTTGAGACGAGAAACATTAGAAGATGGAATAGTAAAAATTTCTCATGGAAAAGAAAAGTTAAGTTGGTTTGTAGCATCTCAGAAGTTGCAGGGTAGTGTCTTACGACCTGATGTGCAAACTACAGAGATCTCAATAGCCTTCACACTAGACGAGTCAGCTGATGGACAGTATAAACCACATCTAGAGCAACAACCTGTATTTGCTTTTCTTCCTCTAAGAACTTACGGTTTGAAGTTCATTCTTCAAGGTGACTTTGTTCTTCCTTCATCCAGAGAAGAGGTGGACGGAAACAGCGCTTGGAATCAATGGTTGTTGTCGGAGTTTCCAAGCCTGTTTGTTGGTGCACAGAGATCGTTTTGTGCCCTTCCCTGCTTTCAGGAGAGTCCTGGAAAAGCTGTGGTGGCTTACATGAGTTTTGTTCCTCTTGTTGGGGAAGTTCATGGATTCTTTGCACATCTACCGCGCATGATTATATCTAAATTGCGTATTTCAAATTGTATGCTACTTGAAGGACATGATAAGAGCGGCTGGGTTCCTCCATGCAGGGCCCTTAGAGGTTGGGATGAACAGGCTCGTGTACTTCTGCCTGAGAGTTTACTGAATCAGCATCTTGGACTCGGTTACTTGGATAAGGACATAGTTTTGTCTGATACTCTAGCGAAGGCTTTGGGTGTCCAAGGCTATGGACCAAATATCCTAATTGACATTATCTCATCCATATGCCTAGCACAAGATCACACTGGGATTAGATCATTGGGATTGGATTGGTTATCTTCCTTTCTTAACACTCTCTATTCATTGTTGGTGGATAATTCTTTTGGCTCATCTATTTCCTCAAATGCTGTAGTAGAATCATCAGATCACATTAAGAGACTTAGACAAATACGATTCATTCCACTTTCAGATGGTACATATAGCTCAGTTGCTGAAGATACAATTTGGTTACCATCCGAGTCCTTTAACAGTGGCCTTGGTGGGTCGGATGGTCCAGATGTTTTCCCAAATATATATGCCAATCTTCGGATGGTAAGTTCTGCCCTAACTTCATTGGCAACTGCAAACAACAATGGTGAAGACCCGACACTGGTTGAGAACCGCATAAGGATGCTTAATAAAATTGGTGTCCAACGATTATCTGCACATGATGTTATTATGGTGCACATATTACCAGGAATTTCTGACGTTAGAGTGACGAACAGGGACAATAATTTGATGGCAGAGTACCTATCCTTTGTGATGCTCCACCTTCAGTCTAATTGCCCAAGGTGCTGTAATGAAAGGGGACATATAATATCCGAGTTAAGAAACAAAGCATTTATTTCAACAAGTTATGGTTATAAAAGACTTGTCGACGTACCGATACATTTCagccaagagtttgggaatccaaTTGATGTGAATAATTTAATTGATGCAACAAACTTCAAATGGCATGAAATAGACATCATTTACTTGAAATGTGGAAGTACCAATAAAGCTTCAATGTTTGATTTAGCGAAGTGGAGGGAATTTCTCCAGGAATTAGGTGTTAGTGATTTTGTGCAAATAACTCAAGTCGAGAGGAAGGTAGCTGATGTACCTCTTACTGATTTGAAGAGTTTGATGCATGCAACTGACCTTATCCCCTTTGATTCAGTACTTAAAGACTGGGAGTCCCCTGAGCTGGTCCAGCTTGTATCTGCTTTATCCTCACAGAACAACAATGTAAAATGTAAGTATCTTCTGGAAGTTCTTGATGAAAAGTGGGATAATTATTTTGGATTGAAAGCAAGCGGTTGCTGCACTTCAAAACAGAATGAGAGTGATAAACTATTCAAGTCCTCATTCATAAAAAGCATCACGGATATTCCCTGGGTAGTATCTAGTATGGACCAAGAGCTTCACTATCCCAAAGATCTATTCCATGATTGTGACACAATCCGGTCCATACTGGGAGCTTCTGTGCCGTATGTTCTACCGCAG GTAAAGAGCAGAAAGTTCGTGAGCGACATGGGTTTTAAGACTCAAGTTACCCTTGATGATGCCCTGCAAGTTCTTCAAGTCTGGAGGAGATGTGCCTCTCCTTTCAAAACCAG CATTGCACAAATGTCCAAGTATTATTCATTCATTTGGAATGAGATGGATAGCTCAAAATCAAAAATTGCAGCAGCATTCAGCATGGGACCTTCTATATTTGTTCCACTTGAAAATGTATCTAGGCATGACGATGTGGTGCATGGCATGCTTTTGTCTCAAGATGACGTGTATTGGCATGATCCAACTGGTTCTGTGGACCTGGCAAGAAAATTGCTTCTCCAGTCTGGCtcaataaacaagattaattgtCACTTAAGCAACACATTGGCCCAGGTGTATCACGGCCTTCACGACTTTTTTGTGCATGGATGTAGGGTTTCTCAGACCCCTCCTTTTAGAAGTTACATTCAGATTTTAATGCAGTTATCAGACGTCGGTTTGCCTTCACAAGCTGCTAAAGTG GTTTACGAGGTTATTTTGAAGTGGTCTGGTGATCTAAAATCTGGCTTGTTAAGTCCAGAAGATGTTCTTTACCTGAAAGAGTTTCTTCTGAAATTGGAAAGTACTGTTCTTCCCACTGTACTGGATAAATGGGTTTCACTTCACCCAACATTTGGTGTTGTCTGCTGGTGTGACGACGAGGAACTAAAAAAACAATTTAAACACTCCGACAATATCAGTTTCTTGTACTTTGGTGAGCTCAGTAACGCTGAGAAAGAAATGCTCTCAGAAAAAATTTCTGGGCTTATGCAAAGTATTGGAGTTCCCGCTCTTTCTGAG GTCATCACCCGGGAAGCAATATTTTATGGCGTGGAAGATAACAAGGATAAGGCTTCACTGGTGGATTGGATTCTTCCTTTTGCACAGCGTTATATCTCCAAAATGCACCCTGATAAATACTTTCTTCTCAAGCAAGCGGGTTTTGAAAACATGAGTCGCCTACAAGTTGTTGTGGTTGATAAGCTATTTTATAAATATACCATAAAGGGTGGCAACAGTGCATCCAGTAGACGTTCAGAGTGCAGTTGTCTTATTCAG GGTGAAATCTTATATGTGAGTCGAGATTCAGATACTCACTCGATATTCCTGGAGCTCTCTCGCCTATTTTACAATGGAATTCCTGAACTACACCTTGCAAATTTCCTCCACATGGTCACAACCATGGCTGAATCAGGTTCCACCAAAGAGCAAACAGAGTTCTTCATTTTAAATAGCCAGAAGATCCCCAAACTTCCTGATAGTGAACTTATCTGGTGTCTTCCATCGCTATCCTCTCCGCAAGATGTTTCTCAACCGGCTTGTTCCTCAGCTATCGCCAACGAACAAAACCAgtcaaagtccaaaagaaaattaGGATATAGTACTAGTTGGCCTCCTGCAGATTGGAAAACTGCACCCGATTTCAACTATTCTCGTACAAATGGGCTCAGAACAAGACCTGCAGATGTTCCCCTACCAATTGAAAGCTCTCAAAAGGAAGAGGAACCTGAAGGCGTTGTCTCACAAGATGACGGGATTCCTCTTGGGTATACTGTTGATTGGAACATCGAGTCAGTAGCTAGTCTGACTGTAGGTTTGCAAGAGTCTACGAGTAAAGTAGGTCAACCACGTTCTGGTGCTGGAAGGTCTGCTTATAGGTCAGAGGTGATCAACCAGACATATACTGTCAATATTTCTGGGAACCCAGATTTTTCCTCTTCAGCAGTGCATGAGAGAGATCAGATTTCTCATCACACACCAAATCAGACTGATGCTCAAAAAACAGGGCGTCGTGGAGAGGAGGTAGCCTTTGATCACCTCGTCGAAAAGTTTGGTGCGGGAAGTGTTAACTGGGTAAATAAAGAAGCAGAGACTGGATTACCttatgatattgttgtttgtaaaaATGATGAGAGCAAAGAGTATATTGAAGTTAAAGCAACAACATCTGCAAGAAAGGACTGGTTCTCAATTACGCCAAACGAATGGCAATTTGCAGTTGAAAAAGGGGACTCTTTCAGTATTGTGTATGTTGTtttgttggattcaacaaaggCAACAATAACACATTTCAACAATCCGCTGAAGCAATGCCGGCACGGCTCCTTGCAGTTGGCTATTTTGATCATGAGAAAACAGAAAAACGAAAACACGCCCTCTGCTAACTGA